In Chlamydiales bacterium, the sequence TTAATAATTCACCAATAGATTTAACACTCAAAGGAAGCATACAAATAACTCAAAAACCAACTTTGCCGCAGTATACCGAAGGAAAAAGCTGTTTGCAAGTTATAATCTCATATTACGCATGAGTCACTTTAGAAAGTTTTTTTAAAGTTTTTTTTTGCGTAACATGGGATTATAATATCTGACGAGATTGAAAACAAAGAGCCATATAAGATCCAATACCATCACTCACAATATCATCATTCAAAGCTTTCTCCAACTTTCCTACAATCTTTCGCCCATTAAACGGATGATAAACTCCATACATCGCTCCAAGCTGAATCCCAAGGCAGATAAAAATATCCCTTACTGTATCAAGCAATTCATTCACTAAAACTTCAAAAAATTCAATAAACAAGCCCATTTTAAAATCAGTTTTATCATCCATGAATTGCTTTGCAAAATTCCAAAGCAAATCAAAAACAACTCCTGCAACGACATAGGCAAGTTTTATCATATGAACAAGCGCAAGCGCGCACGTTTTAACAGGGTTAAACGTTGCTATGGCAAAACACTTTAAACGAACAGTATCAACAGGGTCTACTCTATACGTCTCTTTATTTTTTCCATTTCCATCGACAACAATACCATCTTCTCGAACAATCCATTTGTTACCAAAATACTCCTCTTTGATAGAGGAGAGTGTGTGAAAAAATTGACCCATTATCTTATCCATATCTTTACCTCACTATAAAATCGTAGCTTTTTTACAAAAAAACAGTTTTCTTTTTCACGCAGAGCGCTATAATCGTTGCATATCAAACCATACTTTAACAAAATATTGAGGAAAAACAATGAATATTACTGAAGAAAAAAAAGGCGAAGTTGTCATTGTCCACCTTCAAGGCAGACTTGATGCTAACTCATCTCCAGCTATTGAATCCAAAATTAATGAGCTAACGCAAGCTGGCAGCTTAAAAATCCTCATCGACATGCACGATGTGGACTACTTAAGTAGCGCTGGAATGCGTGTTCTTCTATCCGTTACAAAAAAGCTTAAAAGTGTAAACGGTAAATTGGGAGTTTTTGCACTAACGGATGACGTCATGGATATCATCAAAATGGCAGGCTTTCACCAAATACTTTTTATCGCTCCATCAGAGGAAGAGGCTATAAAAGCACTCTAGGAAAATGCTGTGACAGATCTACAAGTATGTGAACAAGCTATTTTTGAAGAGATCTCATTCTCTTGTTTGCTGCCACTTAAAAAGAGAGACGATCACAGCCAAGGAGTGGGCAAAAAAAAAGTTATCCTCATTGCAGGACCTACAGGATCTGGAAAAACTGAGCTCTCTTTAATTCTTGCAGAATGCCTCAACAAGTGCGAAATCATCTCAACAGACTCCATGCAGGTCTATAGAGGCATGGATATTGGCACTGCAAAACCAAGCCTTCTTGAACAAGCATCTGTGCCTCATCACCTCATTGACATCCGTCACATTACTGAAACCTTTAATGTTGTAGACTTTTATTATGAAGCCCAAGAGTGCATCAAAGCAATCTTGTCAAGAGGGAATATCCCTATACTTGTTGGAGGTGCTGGATTTTATTTTCGTGCATTGCTTTACGGACCACCCAGTGGCCCTCCATCTATTCCTCAGGTAAGGTGCGCCCTTGAGCATGAGCTAAAAACAAAGGGTGTCGATGCTCTTTTTGAAAGACTTGCAAAATTAGATCCTACCTATACAGCTACAATTACAAGAGGAGATAAACATAAAATTATCAGAGCGCTAGAAATCATTACCCTCACAAGGGAGCAGGTGAGTTCTTTTTCTTGGAAAGAGAGAGCTCCCCCTTCTAACTATGATTACCGCTGCTGGTTTGTTTTTCGCCCACGAGACGTTCTTTACAAACGCATCGAAGATCGTTGTGAAAAGATGCTAGAATCTGGGCTGCTAGAAGAGGTTAAAGGCCTCATCCACGAAGGCCTCAAACAAAACCTTTCTGCATGCCAGGCAATTGGTTACAAGCAATGCCTAGATTTTTTAGACACCGCTCAAACAGAAGAGGAGTACAAAAAATTCGTTGCTGCCTTCAAGCAAGCTTCTCGTCGTTATGCAAAAAAACAATTCACCTGGTTTAAAAAAGAGGAGTCATTTCGCTGGCTCAACATTGACCTGCACGACTTTGAAACCGCCGCAGAAATCATCATCCGTGATTACTTAAAATAGGAACATAATCCTCTTCCTTGACTCTCTGCTCTTCAGGAATATCTACCTCAGAAATGTTCTCATAAGTTCTGATGGTTTTGTAAAAAGCATTACGCTGAATAGGCTCAAACCCTGCTTTTCGAATCATCTCAATAATGCCATTATGATCTGTCTTATTGATGAAATTAGCGGCTCTATGCACATTCTCTTCCATGTTAATCCCACCAAAATCATCTGCGCCATAAGAGAGGGCTTGCATTCCAATCTCTTTACCTTCTCCAAACCATGAAGCTGCAATATGATCAAAATTATCTAGATAAATGCGAGAGAAGGCAAGAATGCGAAAATAGGCATCTTTACCTGCCCAATTCTTTACTGTCCTGCGCAATAATGTACGATCTCTTTTGTAACTCCATGGTATAAAAGAAGAGAATCCAGAAATTTCATCCTGAGATGCACGTAAAACATCCAGATGTATCAAAATATCTTCTGGCTCCTCTACATGCCCATACATCATAGTGGCAGTCGTCCTAAACCCAATTTCATGAGCTGTCCTATGCACAAGCATCCATGCACCTGTCTCCATCTTTTTTGGAGAGATCTTCAAGCGCACCCTTTCAGATAAAATCTCAGCGCCCCCACCTGGTATGGTCCTTTGCCCTGCATCATAGAGAGCTTGCAAAACTTCTCTAACAGAACAATTAGAAACTTTTGCACAATTCCATATCTCTGGAGCAGAAAAAAAATGGGGGTGAATATCCGGATAGTGCTCTATCGCTGTTTTAACCAGAGA encodes:
- the mqnC gene encoding cyclic dehypoxanthinyl futalosine synthase — protein: MKRLDFEEGLRIFKEAPIEELQAMANAVRQEKHPGSFVSFVLDTNPNYTNVCNADCSFCAFYRKEGAKDAYKKSVAEVMQHLERARRAGLTTVLLQGGLADDLKLDYYVSLVKTAIEHYPDIHPHFFSAPEIWNCAKVSNCSVREVLQALYDAGQRTIPGGGAEILSERVRLKISPKKMETGAWMLVHRTAHEIGFRTTATMMYGHVEEPEDILIHLDVLRASQDEISGFSSFIPWSYKRDRTLLRRTVKNWAGKDAYFRILAFSRIYLDNFDHIAASWFGEGKEIGMQALSYGADDFGGINMEENVHRAANFINKTDHNGIIEMIRKAGFEPIQRNAFYKTIRTYENISEVDIPEEQRVKEEDYVPILSNHG
- a CDS encoding STAS domain-containing protein yields the protein MNITEEKKGEVVIVHLQGRLDANSSPAIESKINELTQAGSLKILIDMHDVDYLSSAGMRVLLSVTKKLKSVNGKLGVFALTDDVMDIIKMAGFHQILFIAPSEEEAIKAL
- the miaA gene encoding tRNA (adenosine(37)-N6)-dimethylallyltransferase MiaA is translated as MTDLQVCEQAIFEEISFSCLLPLKKRDDHSQGVGKKKVILIAGPTGSGKTELSLILAECLNKCEIISTDSMQVYRGMDIGTAKPSLLEQASVPHHLIDIRHITETFNVVDFYYEAQECIKAILSRGNIPILVGGAGFYFRALLYGPPSGPPSIPQVRCALEHELKTKGVDALFERLAKLDPTYTATITRGDKHKIIRALEIITLTREQVSSFSWKERAPPSNYDYRCWFVFRPRDVLYKRIEDRCEKMLESGLLEEVKGLIHEGLKQNLSACQAIGYKQCLDFLDTAQTEEEYKKFVAAFKQASRRYAKKQFTWFKKEESFRWLNIDLHDFETAAEIIIRDYLK